The genomic DNA TCAACTAGTTACTCTATACACCATGTCTTTGATTTGAtgtaatttctttcctttttttctactatcggtcagacatttatcatcatattttttttttgaatttgtaattaagtagaacatttcaagaactatcaccgaagctcttaatgcgatatttgcattattttattctgaaaattcagcacgctatttctttTTCGAATCTTATAATATTTGGCTTTGTTTCCAAACTCtcacttcctgttcaaaacaaaagttgaagATGGATCAGATCGTAACAAATGTACACATCTGACAcctggtttcagacaggatgtccttgattaCGTTGTGAAAAGAAAGCTAGCATCTTGGAACTGACACATTAGTCTTTCggatgttttacaaattaaaatgtaaaaataaagatataataattttataatagtAATATTAAGGCACATGCAGTGAAATATTCATaattactgacagatgatggttcagctaatcaaaatgataaattatgGTGGTTCGATAGTAACTAAGATGTGTAAAAACTTCCTACATGATGAGAAGAGTATGAAGAGGAgaattaaaatattcaaaacgatggatttacaataaacaaatactgtcgattgaatatgtcaggctaagacgtctatagcttgtgaagtgGGACTATTATagggtttattcattttttatataagggtaagacgttatttttatataagattagttcattctagcattccgcactgaatttaattaaCAATGTATCTAGttttacacgtttaaggctaAAATAGCATTagctcacatttgtttcatttcataacACCAATTCCTTCGTGATACATTGGTACGTTTGCTCtacccggttctatcaccaagcaaatactcggaaatctaaaggcgttgtaacatgaaaacaaacatgcttacccCCATATTCACAGccataaaaataatacaaataatattcgatatactttcaaattcactgacaattattaagcctttttgaagttatgacatttatagaaccaacataaacaaataccggtagttacaaaattgtaaatattgaaaacacttgaagagcggttaccagtccttataatagcctaacgttaatgtgcaaagaaatatattttagctgattgaaaaatatgaagagtaccattttcatgctaatggaatgaaaataaaaacaacataacagtTGGGGTTATCTAATATCTACATTTGAACTTTGATATCGCTTAATTTTTGTACTTAGATggtatttctaaacgcccacatacattcctgaaattactacagcacatgcgtaaaccactggaatagatttttaattgacagtatagaccattttagataatgcttgagagaatttgcacatttcatactatctcacaaacagacttaatcaaactgagtttgctattttacgtccttgagttctatgcttctgAAGGAATcctctttagatctgtcaacagttattacagtcaaactatgtttgctagagctcgacgggacaagcaaCATGTGTTTAAGTTATCAGTAGGACACGCCAACGTGAAGTACACATTATATAGAGCTGAGTTCGAGCCAAGAGTAGTAAGCGAATAATCCGAAATCTAGTAAACAAAGTTTAACTGTACCAGTCTTAtaatacgcgccatagatttttttctacctgtactgttcatacagacaatcaaaCGGGCAATCAAACagcctttttaaaaagtgttagcctgaaaacggaagttttagaagatcaaacatgaaaaagatcgcttttataaatgaacaaaatatcagagcgtacgaaaaattaagctcattctatagaaataactttagtcgttttgaattttgccagtctcaaatgcaataaatctacacgagataatttattttacttttcaaattcataattatcgcCGAAACATTACAGGTTTGtattaaaaggtagcaaaaatggcgaaaatctgacgtttataacaaaaatgcacttattgagctttgaccttgtgctgcgaccttactatgaccctgaAATTTTTCCAACTTTtgtaaagttaacaatgaacatggctgtcgggcattaacaaaaaatgccatcagaggCAATTTCTATgccacttttctggatatataggcagactatgtTAACTGTATAACTATGACTCAGGTTTATAACTAAGTCCATAGTATAACTGTTAGCTCAACATGTAAAACACGTCTTTCAAGCCATAGGTCATGCTTTAAGGATGAAGGGCAAACTCTTCgtattaataattataatgatgataattatgatgaCAGACTTAAGAGAAGTTTGATTTATGTGGAGAGGTTGCCTGTTACTTGAGGTGCACtggttaaaaatctagaaacgcTGCTTCTGTTTAATGACATACgaatataactgaaattctgaAGAAAACGGCGTtgaaaaatcatcaaaactaGCTAAAGAataatggcgactttctagcttttcataatggaggaagaccctaTGTGGGTGTTAGCGTCGAAAGAAATTATTCTGCACAAACATGATGTATGTGTACAGTAAATTTGTAATCCTTTAAcgaaagaaaaagtaaaatagacACTAAACCCAACAGAAAACAAAGAATCATTCTGGTACTGATAGGAGGCTCTTGTCATTCCAACTCATTTTAACTATATTGTTAACCATGTTGTAGAAGATGTGGATTCTATAGTTAGCAAAATTAACATGTGTCAAATTAGGTAATGACATTTTCGGGATTGTTCCAAAGCAGACTTAGGTAGATGTATTCCAGTTGTACCGAACACCTTTTTAGGAGTTTAGATGGTTTCCTTTAGGAAAGAAAAATGTCCTTTCATCACTATTTTGATATAATCAGTTATGCATCAGAAAATTTGCAGTCATAGTTTATTTGCATTATTGATATACCTAACGTTAGATACAATTATCGCAAAATCAAGTAACCAAGAAAAGCAAAAGTTACAATGCCTATATGAGAATGTAGAATGCCTAAACAGATGACTTTATAATCAAAACCAAATTGTATTTTAGCGCTGCTCTTCGACTGGTATATCACTTATCGGAAAAAGGTCGGCATACATATCAAATCGTAAACGTTCTGCTGACGTCACAATATGCAGTGAGTGCTGCAAGGACGATTTCTGCAATAAGAATGGTTGTGGAACAACTGGTAAATCCCAAGgatgttatttctattgtattgtcTGAATATAAAGTACATTTACAATGCCATGTACTGCTacagtaaatgtaaatatttatgaattaGTTTTTAAGTTACGGAGCTTTGACAAGGAATGTAATTATTAAAAATGCTATTGTAACTATAGCTGTATAGCTTGATGCATCTGCATGATATCTTTCAGAAGTTCCTTTCGGACAACGAGGTCCGTACTGTTTTAACTGTGATGCTGCGATTGACGCTAAGTCTTGTAGTGATGTAACTGTCTGTGGTAAAAACGAGGTAACAATCATAATATCTCAGTGTATATGATACTGTTACGCTGTATTATCATACTTTACTTTTATTTGATGTTACATTATGTAATAATTGTATGCAATGTTAGCATTTTAAAGAGAACATGCAACAGATATTATGTTAATAGAATGTAAGTGAATTATCCCgtgatatatgttttattttcaaatataaaaatggtacatcatttattttcttaataaacAAATAGTACAGAATGCCGGAAACATACCCTCAGAAAGTTGTAACATGTATATTTCTTGTATTTAATATTATGTTAAGTAGGTTTTCACCATATACTAAACACATACTTGagccgcaccattagaaaaccaacatagtgcatttgcgaccagcatggatccagaccagcctgcgcatccgcgcagtctagtcgggatccatgctattcgctaaccgtttctctaattgcaataggttttgaaagcgaacagcatgaatcctgaccaaactgcgcggatgcgcaggctggtctggatcaatgttggtcgcaaacgcactatgtcggttttctcatggcgcggctcacttgTTTTTCCACTGAAACAGTTTGTATGATAACGTAAACAACAAATAGACTGCTTCCTTGCAATGATCATGTAGCTCATGTTACCGATGTAGTAATATATTTATCATACAAAACAAGTCATTACATATCATgttcttctttttgaaatttaggtGAAAAGGCTTGTCAGCGATAGTACATCATGTGACCAAAAGACGAGTTCAAATTCTCCACAGTTTATTACTATATCACATGATCAAATATAACATACATACAGTTCTTTTCTATATTCCAAGCTTGATTATTCGCTGTGAGTTGAGAGTAGCACAAACCCGTCGTTATTATTTTACTGCTGTATGTATTATTTAAATGGGTATTCAtcagaacatttaaaaaataatgttaagaaGCATTTTAAGTTGTAACTTACCATTTTATAAGAATCATAATTACATCATAATGTCGCATTATTGTTACATAAATCGTTGTTTATCTACTCTAATTGATTCTCTATGCTTGCAGTTGTGTATGTTGTATTCCCCAGTTCTGCAAACAACCTACAAAAGTCAATGTGAAACACAGTTGGTAATAACCAATTATTACTTATTACTTTAATTCACAGAGAACATATCTCGTTGACTGTCAATCATTTACAGACGTTCACGATTTGCAAGATAATGGTGGTATCAACATCGTAAACGTTTACTAATAAAACCAGCAGAAAGATAATTTCATTCAGTGTTTTTGTCGGTGTACATAAAAGTCTTTAGATATTTCTGAAACGAAATTTATTCATCTATCCTACACTTTCTAAATATGGACTCTATATAACAAAAATAGCGTATCCAAAACGTGCAtaaacagcgcgtgctcacgagaatctccttatTTGTACATGTTTTCCCCTCTTTGTGCACGCCCAAAATTCTATTTCATACAACAATAAGAATAAATTGAATATGATGTGATAATGTGTCCCATGTACAAGCATGACaaaaaggaatgttttctgaTGAATCATTTTTTTTAGGATTTCGAGGTGAATTGGtgtattttgtctaaaatgtttgattaaactGAGCACGAATTCAGACTTTAAAATAGCTCGAACGTCGAAAATAAcaatcaaatgaaaatgaaacgcAAACGCAGTCTACCAAAACCAAAACTCTGAAGCAGTTTATATATGGATTCAGAGTAAAGCTGGTagacaaggacaaaacaaacgtTTATTCTtctccctgctaaatttctaaaatggagtgGCCCATCAttcgatttggacagtaccacttattatcgaaaggggtgttcactgaaaatgtactgactgaatagcgaacagtgcataccatgagactgcacggatgtgcaggctgatcttggtctgcaatggtcgcaaagccTGAAtaacttgtcgccagcaggctaaaggttattaaCCACTGGGGACAAATGTATTTAGGCAATGCTCGTTTCTGTGATTGCGTTATCGCTAATAAAATGTCGCCTATACATGACACGGTGAATTATCATACAGGTGTcctcatttatttataaatattacatgGCACTCTAAAAAGTGCTTCCCAGCTGATATTTAAAAGATTCAGTCGAATAATAACTGAAAAGACAGATATAGACTACGCTTGACAAGCGGTTAGGAGAAGAAAATAAATGGTGAGTTTGCGACGTGTAGTTAAATGAACTTGGCTTTGAACGTATATTTACACGAAGTGAGTGTATTGACACAATATTTCCATTGTCATAGtgaatttcttttctttaactGTGCAATAAATGCTAAGAAAAGAATAGTTTTGACACTAAGTGTTGTAAACAGTTCAAAATTGTCAGGTAGGaaaagataaaatatgttattacatactcgtttctattccccgttaaattccactggtaccggaaacgtcaatatttatccATATACTGGctcctgaatttcatatcgggtacgtgacgtcattcagtgtgtgttgttgcactatttttctatttagttcagtattgtcaatcctattcagatTATTGAACATatgtatgatatttacataatatttatacgtagatgcatatataataaaaaggttattatctttgcatcaggaaatatgcactcgttatTCAGCGgaaaattattacatactcgtttctattccccgtttaGTTACattggtaccggaaacgtcaatatttttccatacactgacgcctgaatttcatatcgggtgcgtgacgtaattcagtgtgtgttgctgcactattttttatatttagttcagtattgtcaatcctattcaggctattgaacatatatgtgatatttacataatatttatacatgtaaatgcgtatgtaataaaaaggttattatctttgcatcgggaaatatgtactcgttcttcagtggaagaatattgcgctcctaaagtcgcgcaatatttccgctgaagaactcgtgcatatttcccgatacaaagctaataacctataaatactgcgctcctaaagtcgcgcaatatatCCGCTgaaaaactcgtgcatatttcccgatacaaagctaataacctataatcatTGCACAGAAGTAAAATCCGTGTAAGGAAAGAACTTATTCAAGGATAATTTAAGTTCGACAGTtctgaaacttcacaaactttaCTTTTAAAATCTATCTTTGTTGTGATTCAATTTTTATTTGCCATGTGTTCATATTATTCAATTTGAAAAAGCAACATATCTTATTAACAATTATTAAGTGAAGTGTTAAAACATGTTGTACGTTGAAGCAAAATTATTTCGATTGAACAACagaagattttatatttatatataatgctTATTGTAGCTGTGTGACGCACTATCTAAAGTACCAAGTAGTCATAAGTGTGCTCCGATATGTTGTCAAACTGATTTCTGTAACAATCAATGTGGAACTCCTTCAAATATAACCATGCCGACAGTAAATCCACAAACAACAAGTCAAGTATTGCAGACTTCAGAAATCCGTACTACTTCTACAACACAAACAAAACACCCTACTGTAGGTTTGTCAACACAATCAAGCTTCACAACACAAGGTATATTGTCTAGTAGAATTCTGAAACAGATCAACCTAACGTTATTCATTGTTCACATATGCTTTAGGCGGAGTATAACTGTCTCAATAAAGCAATATATCTAGTTTACTTTATGAAAATGTAATACAACACTGCATTAATGATCGGATATCTTAAATCAAGATTGGGTTTGGTTATAGTCAAAATAGTGTCCATCGGTTTATACCTGGTTAGTCGCACGCAGGCTAAAGAGGCAaccataataataatgataataataataataataaaacgatTCCTCTATGACTTCAATATGTTTTTTCTCACGGCAGGGGCTACAGATCGACCAACAAGCAATGTACATTTTCACTGCGATACCAACGGACCCTACATACATTTACAGAATTCAAATGCGCATTTATGCGTAAACATTGTATTTAAACACGCAACATGGCTTGGTGCTCGCCATGCATGCAATCAGGAAGGAGGGGACCTGGTTGTGCTAGATACGCATGAAAAGTCGTTGTTAATGAGAAACAAACTTTCAGGTAACTTTCTTGAGACCACTTACAAAATGACAACAAACTCATATACCGGTATCTctagaaaaaaagagaaataaagtATTTCTGTTTTGACGAGGGATGCTTCCATTACAGGCGttcaatcaaatttaaacaacaGTTTCTAACATTTGCAAATTTATTCTAATACATATTTTCCAATAGGACGGAAGATCCAGTACATAGAGTTGGATCACtactgttttataaattttgttactGCCCTATCTCCCTCCATCTTCCTTCAGTAAGAAAGTATTTGATAAGAagaatatttcttttgatttcaatataatttcaagtGTTACACTTCCATATCATAGTTACTGGAATATTTTAACTTCTTTAACCAAAAGGCAAGTTGTATATgtattgaaaatttatatatttccattctATCTGGGTTGTGCAACCAATAGTGGCAAGGGGAGGTGAGAATAATTTCATTACGCTGTTCTACATCACGTAGAGTAgcataatttttttatcattttgttttagagTGTGTACTGTATGCTGAGCTGAGAAAGCAATTTATACCATCATACTTTTGGAAACGcccaaacatgtttaaatttttagagctaatgaaatctgaaaacaaacgtttattaaaaaatttagcaGCTTATGTTAATAAATCATTTTCCATTAGAAACGACTTATTATATAGAGAACAAAATTAGGTTTATGTGCTCGGTTATATGTTAAATAGTGTTTAAGTTGAGTTTACCGCCACACACTAGTAACCCATAAAAGATCTGAATTTTTATGTGAGTTATTAACTATGTTGGTGTCTTTGTTTCGTTTCGGAAGATATCAACATAATGTACAtctattgtatattttatgtatatttaatatttaaattataattgattaatatatatttagataACTTATTTCGGGTTTAATCATAATTAAAGGCACTAACTGTACTCCAACCATTCCCCTTTCTATACATAAAAGGGCAATACACAGCTGGTATTAATTTCAATAACACTAACTTATGTTTTCTCTGTTATTAGTAATTACTGTTATATATAATTTGGTCTTTTGTATTATGTTCAATATTGAACGTTTCCGAAGGGTTGATACTGATATACATATGTTATAAAGTTGTATTTCTGTCCctttgtgtttgtttatttacattatatatttaatattgttatatcacCATTGTTGCATTATCATGCTGTTACTGTAgcaatttaacataaataaagtaCTGTCCGATTTGTGGGATGATAGAGGTTAATAACAATAAAAGTTCATAttgttatatagaggatattgcaTGGGTGTCTTATCATATTGCGTTTGTTAAACGGgttgaataagataataaaacgcgaggctctgccgagcattttgttaattttattcagGAAGTTTGATGGAGTCAATGTGGAAGGTCAcggatgtaatattcttttaatcacatgttagcttttgctatcgaaacatcaaaaattctactttcttttactatataatcaAGTTAATTTGACTAACGTCTCCTTTACTATAAAGGACGTCGACGTCaaggctttattacactagtgttttatcatttttaaataatggctCTATTACActtccgcgacgtcaaacatgtgattaaAAAGTGTTACATAATGATGCTAGTCTCTGTCTGTTTTCATTGTTAAAAAATCATTatgtatcaatatataaatatatatatataatatcaactACCCATTACTGtcgccatatatgtatatgtatgtgtttgCCACATGGGTCGATGACCTACTGgtgtttataaaacaaaatctaaatctaaaaaaTCATAATGGGGCAGGTATCCGAAGTATAAATTATCAGATCAATTATTTGATCAGTACATGACAAATTCTGATTAACCACCTCTAAGTTAAATCATTGGTATAATTTAAAAGCCGTAAGGTGGCGGTAGTTTCATAATCTATTGCcttaattttctataaaattatatctttttctaAACAGACATCTAATGGTTTCTGCAATGTTTCGTACCCGTAACACATGAAAATCAAAGTTGTTACATGAACATAAACGTTATTTTGTATTCAGTAATTGCACTTTTAGTATATGTTCACATACA from Mercenaria mercenaria strain notata chromosome 11, MADL_Memer_1, whole genome shotgun sequence includes the following:
- the LOC123532071 gene encoding uncharacterized protein LOC123532071, with the translated sequence MGNLYFLGIFFCLLNRGEAIRCFECRNIPFPRECTKVVECSSDEYCSVEQVVVASGNVVFNSGCLHNSRCSSTGISLIGKRSAYISNRKRSADVTICSECCKDDFCNKNGCGTTEVPFGQRGPYCFNCDAAIDAKSCSDVTVCGKNELCMLYSPVLQTTYKSQCETQLLCDALSKVPSSHKCAPICCQTDFCNNQCGTPSNITMPTVNPQTTSQVLQTSEIRTTSTTQTKHPTVGLSTQSSFTTQGATDRPTSNVHFHCDTNGPYIHLQNSNAHLCVNIVFKHATWLGARHACNQEGGDLVVLDTHEKSLLMRNKLSEYDHNGFWIGLKDEQGHGQFTWVHHHQPVGGSNVDWAFDQPDHVQYGVDQDCVIMLSSSHYQWHDTNCQLDHFYFICERR